In the Natrinema amylolyticum genome, one interval contains:
- a CDS encoding aspartate aminotransferase family protein — MSDLDFVSGSKPIGIERGEGPFLYTADGTEYLDAGASFACTPLGHSYPAVVDAVQEQVGDLTFVDSSYPVQSREDAYAAFVAAAPDGLESAWFCNSGTEANEAALKFARSATGESKIVAATRSFHGRTMGALAATWKDKYKEPYEPLAGDVEFVPYGDGEELAAAVDDETAAVILEPIQGEGGINVPPAGYLETARELTDEAGAALVLDEVQTGMGRTGEMWACQNAGVTPDVLTTAKGLGNGLPVGAVAVRDWIADGAASHNATFSGGPVVAASVHATVSTLVEEEWPTHAAEIGDYLVTELEAALGDEVREVRGDGLLVGLELKRGANRVARDLAMNQQVLALPAGRTVLRLLPPLVIDEAEADQLVEALTAVVAPDTDS; from the coding sequence ATGAGCGACCTGGATTTCGTCTCCGGTAGCAAGCCGATCGGCATCGAGCGCGGCGAGGGGCCGTTCCTCTACACCGCAGACGGCACGGAGTACCTCGATGCGGGCGCGAGTTTCGCCTGTACGCCGCTGGGTCACAGTTATCCCGCGGTCGTCGACGCGGTGCAGGAACAGGTCGGCGATCTGACGTTCGTCGACTCATCCTACCCCGTCCAGTCGCGCGAGGACGCCTACGCCGCGTTCGTCGCGGCGGCTCCGGACGGACTCGAGTCCGCCTGGTTCTGTAACTCCGGGACCGAGGCCAACGAGGCCGCGCTGAAGTTCGCCCGGTCCGCCACGGGAGAGTCGAAGATCGTCGCCGCCACCCGCTCGTTCCACGGGCGGACGATGGGGGCGCTCGCGGCGACCTGGAAGGACAAGTACAAGGAGCCCTACGAGCCGCTGGCCGGCGACGTGGAGTTCGTCCCCTACGGCGACGGCGAGGAGCTCGCGGCCGCCGTCGACGACGAGACGGCAGCCGTCATCTTAGAGCCGATTCAGGGCGAGGGCGGGATCAACGTTCCGCCGGCGGGCTACCTCGAGACCGCACGCGAACTGACCGACGAGGCCGGCGCGGCGCTCGTCTTGGACGAGGTCCAGACCGGTATGGGCCGCACGGGCGAGATGTGGGCCTGCCAGAACGCGGGCGTCACGCCCGACGTGCTGACGACGGCAAAGGGCCTGGGCAACGGCCTGCCCGTCGGTGCGGTCGCGGTGCGGGACTGGATCGCCGACGGCGCGGCCTCGCACAACGCCACGTTCAGCGGCGGCCCCGTCGTCGCCGCGTCGGTTCACGCGACTGTCTCGACGCTGGTCGAGGAGGAGTGGCCCACCCACGCCGCCGAAATCGGCGACTATCTCGTCACCGAACTCGAGGCGGCGCTGGGCGACGAGGTGCGCGAGGTCCGCGGTGACGGCCTGCTCGTCGGCCTCGAGTTGAAACGAGGCGCGAACCGCGTCGCCCGCGATCTGGCGATGAACCAGCAGGTGCTCGCGCTGCCCGCGGGCCGGACCGTGCTGCGACTGCTACCGCCGCTCGTGATCGACGAGGCGGAGGCGGACCAGCTCGTAGAGGCGCTGACCGCGGTCGTCGCACCCGACACCGACTCATAA
- a CDS encoding DUF7554 family protein: MFDTRGEIGVESLLKLILGLIAVLLVLEVVGAVIGSLTSLLGPFTLVIQLAIAVMIILWLLDRF, from the coding sequence ATGTTCGATACGCGCGGCGAGATCGGGGTCGAAAGCCTGCTGAAACTCATACTCGGGTTGATCGCCGTCTTGCTCGTGCTCGAGGTCGTCGGAGCGGTGATCGGCAGTCTCACGAGTCTGCTCGGTCCGTTCACCCTCGTTATCCAGCTCGCGATCGCCGTGATGATCATCCTCTGGTTGCTCGATCGGTTCTAA
- a CDS encoding acetylglutamate/acetylaminoadipate kinase, translating to MTVVVKIGGARAVDPEGALADVASLVEDGEDVVLTHGGSTAVDETLEELGEEPTYVETPGGVVGRFTDERTMDVFKMVMPGKLNTDLVESLHNEGVNAVGLSGTDGKLLCGKRKSAVRVKEDGKKKIKRGDHSGKIESVNADLLETTLAGGYTPVVSVPMLGKEKSGGYTAVNADADRAAAAIAGALEADLVVLTDVSGIYEDPDDESTRIESASTPTEFEAVKEAAEGFMTKKVMAAEEALEGGAASVTVATANADEPITSALAGEGTTLEPGVLTDETDAETEAAE from the coding sequence ATGACGGTTGTCGTCAAGATCGGCGGCGCACGCGCCGTCGATCCCGAAGGCGCACTCGCCGACGTGGCCTCGCTCGTCGAGGACGGCGAAGACGTCGTCCTCACCCACGGCGGTTCGACCGCCGTCGACGAGACCTTAGAGGAACTCGGCGAGGAGCCCACCTACGTCGAAACGCCCGGCGGCGTCGTCGGGCGCTTCACCGACGAGCGTACCATGGACGTCTTCAAGATGGTCATGCCCGGCAAGCTCAACACCGATCTGGTGGAGAGCCTGCATAATGAAGGGGTGAACGCAGTCGGCCTCTCGGGCACGGACGGCAAACTACTCTGCGGCAAGCGCAAGTCCGCCGTCCGCGTGAAAGAGGACGGCAAGAAGAAGATCAAGCGCGGCGACCACTCGGGCAAGATCGAGTCCGTCAACGCGGACCTGCTCGAGACGACCCTCGCGGGCGGCTACACGCCGGTCGTCTCCGTTCCCATGCTCGGGAAGGAGAAATCGGGCGGCTACACGGCTGTCAACGCCGACGCCGACCGCGCCGCGGCCGCGATCGCGGGCGCGCTCGAGGCCGATCTGGTCGTGCTGACCGACGTCTCGGGGATCTACGAGGACCCCGACGACGAGTCGACGCGCATCGAGTCGGCGTCCACGCCCACCGAGTTCGAGGCCGTCAAAGAGGCCGCTGAAGGCTTCATGACGAAGAAAGTGATGGCTGCCGAGGAGGCCCTCGAGGGCGGTGCGGCGTCGGTCACCGTCGCGACCGCCAACGCCGACGAACCGATCACGAGCGCGCTCGCGGGCGAGGGGACGACCCTCGAGCCCGGCGTGCTCACGGACGAAACCGACGCGGAAACGGAGGCAGCAGAATGA
- the argF gene encoding ornithine carbamoyltransferase — protein MTTVTNDTQPRHFLDVDDLSEAELFAVLDRADEYKRAVEAGEDHADLSGQTLGMLFQKASTRTRVSFETGMTQLGGHAIFLGEDDIQLGRGEPLKDTSRALSRYVDAVMARVFKHENVEVLAEYSSVPIVNGLTDDAHPCQTLADLLTIREHKGGFDDVSAVWIGDGNNVAQSFALGAALTDIDLTVATPEGYEIDDDVLERARELGGDPTVTTDPVEAVTDADVIYTDVWISMGQEDERDVRMNDFEGFQVCSDLLEHAPEASVMHCLPAHRGEEITDDVIEGDRSIVFDQAENRLHAQKALLSWLLE, from the coding sequence ATGACAACAGTGACGAACGATACGCAGCCGAGACACTTCCTCGATGTCGACGACCTCTCCGAGGCGGAACTGTTCGCAGTTCTCGACAGGGCCGACGAGTACAAACGCGCCGTCGAAGCCGGCGAGGATCACGCCGACTTGTCCGGACAGACCCTCGGGATGCTCTTCCAGAAGGCGAGTACCCGTACCCGGGTCTCCTTCGAGACGGGCATGACCCAACTCGGCGGGCACGCGATCTTCCTCGGGGAAGACGACATCCAACTCGGCCGGGGCGAACCGCTGAAAGACACCTCGCGTGCGCTCTCGCGGTACGTCGACGCCGTGATGGCCCGTGTCTTCAAACACGAGAACGTCGAGGTGCTCGCGGAGTACTCCTCGGTGCCGATCGTCAACGGCCTCACCGACGACGCCCACCCCTGCCAGACGCTCGCGGACCTGCTGACCATCCGCGAACACAAGGGCGGGTTCGACGACGTCTCGGCGGTCTGGATCGGCGACGGCAACAACGTCGCCCAGTCGTTCGCGCTCGGCGCTGCGCTGACGGACATCGATCTGACGGTCGCGACGCCCGAGGGCTACGAGATCGATGACGACGTCCTCGAGCGCGCCCGCGAACTCGGCGGTGACCCGACCGTCACGACCGATCCCGTCGAGGCGGTCACCGACGCGGACGTCATCTACACGGACGTCTGGATCAGTATGGGACAGGAGGACGAACGCGACGTCCGAATGAACGACTTCGAGGGGTTCCAGGTCTGCTCGGACTTACTCGAGCACGCCCCCGAGGCGTCGGTTATGCACTGCCTTCCGGCCCACCGCGGCGAGGAGATCACGGACGACGTCATCGAGGGCGATCGATCGATCGTCTTCGATCAGGCCGAAAACCGCCTTCACGCCCAGAAGGCGCTGTTGAGCTGGCTGCTCGAGTAG
- the argH gene encoding argininosuccinate lyase: protein MTEESAHDGSELEPDVATDGGSDDEGVVRRDRFSGGPARSFLSSLAADERIFEADLEVDRAHTVMLAEQEIIDDDVAGQILTALDAIEVDGHGSLPDGEDVHEAIETAVIERIGADGGKMHTARSRNDEVAACIRYRLREDVLETIETTLALRESLTDIAEAHTETIMPGYTHLQPAQPTTVAHWALAYEGAVRRDTERLLEAYSRINESPLGGAAFAGTTFDIDRERTADLLGFDSVVENSMDAASSRDFLLETTQALSTHATTLSGLAEDVIIFANRGFVDLADDYSSTSSIMPQKKNPDTLELVRAVAGDAAGGVQGLTTTLKGLPRAYNRDLQRATTHAWETVDAVTEASEVAAGAVATADWNEATLAAEAGEGFSTATGVADLLAANGLPFRTAHELVAIAADNGADYDALESAAQEVLGESLEAHVDPAAVRDALDPVESVASRDSQGGPAPNAVAPQIESGREAVATEEETLGELADALEAAHEALRAEVNGYV, encoded by the coding sequence ATGACCGAGGAGAGCGCTCACGACGGGTCCGAACTCGAGCCGGACGTCGCTACCGACGGCGGTTCCGACGACGAGGGGGTCGTCCGTCGGGACCGCTTCAGCGGCGGCCCCGCCCGGAGCTTCCTCTCCTCGCTCGCAGCGGACGAACGCATCTTCGAGGCCGATCTCGAGGTCGACCGCGCGCACACGGTCATGCTCGCCGAGCAGGAAATCATCGACGACGACGTGGCCGGGCAGATCCTGACCGCCCTCGACGCGATCGAGGTCGACGGCCACGGCTCGCTGCCCGACGGCGAGGACGTCCACGAGGCCATCGAGACGGCCGTGATCGAGCGCATCGGCGCGGACGGCGGCAAGATGCACACCGCCCGGTCGCGCAACGACGAGGTCGCGGCCTGCATCCGGTATCGCCTGCGCGAGGACGTCCTCGAGACGATCGAGACGACGCTCGCGCTCCGCGAGTCGCTGACCGATATCGCCGAAGCGCACACCGAGACGATCATGCCCGGCTACACGCACCTCCAGCCCGCCCAGCCGACCACCGTGGCGCACTGGGCGCTGGCCTACGAAGGGGCCGTCCGCCGGGACACCGAACGCTTGCTCGAGGCCTATTCGCGGATCAACGAATCGCCGCTCGGCGGCGCCGCGTTCGCGGGCACGACGTTCGATATCGACCGCGAGCGCACGGCTGACCTGCTCGGCTTCGATAGCGTCGTCGAAAATTCGATGGACGCCGCCTCGAGCCGGGACTTCCTGCTCGAGACGACGCAGGCGTTGTCGACACACGCGACGACGCTGTCGGGGCTGGCGGAGGACGTGATCATCTTCGCGAACCGCGGCTTCGTCGATCTGGCGGACGACTACTCCTCGACGTCGTCGATCATGCCCCAGAAGAAGAACCCGGACACGCTGGAACTGGTCCGCGCGGTCGCGGGCGATGCGGCCGGCGGCGTTCAGGGGCTGACGACGACGCTCAAGGGATTGCCCCGCGCGTACAACCGCGACCTCCAGCGGGCGACCACTCACGCCTGGGAGACCGTCGACGCCGTGACGGAAGCTAGTGAGGTCGCCGCAGGTGCGGTCGCGACGGCCGACTGGAACGAGGCGACGCTGGCCGCGGAGGCCGGCGAGGGGTTCTCGACGGCGACCGGCGTTGCGGACCTGCTGGCGGCCAACGGGCTGCCGTTCCGGACGGCGCACGAACTCGTGGCGATCGCCGCTGACAACGGTGCCGATTACGACGCCCTCGAGTCCGCCGCGCAGGAAGTACTCGGCGAATCGCTCGAGGCCCACGTCGATCCCGCGGCCGTCCGAGACGCGCTCGATCCCGTCGAGAGCGTCGCGAGTCGCGACTCGCAGGGCGGCCCCGCACCCAACGCTGTCGCCCCTCAGATCGAGTCGGGCCGTGAGGCCGTCGCGACCGAGGAGGAGACGCTGGGTGAGCTGGCCGACGCGCTCGAGGCCGCACACGAGGCGCTCCGGGCGGAGGTGAACGGCTATGTCTGA
- the argC gene encoding N-acetyl-gamma-glutamyl-phosphate reductase, protein MAVGTETGADENAETITASVIGGSGFTGGELLRLLAGHPNFDITEVTSRSKAGKSVGSVHPPLRGSDLRFTEPEDLESVDVLFAATPHGVSMGQIDDFFDIADTVVDLSADFRLESEDQYDEWYDGHDAPEYLEKAEYALPEINRENLEGADLIAGGGCNATATILGLYPLFEHDILEGGEQIVVDVKVGSSEGGAGGGEASSHPERSGVVRPYAPTGHRHEAEIEQFLDTSVAFTCHAVDMIRGASATNHVFPSGPVSKGDLWQAYRGCYEDEPFVRMAAGGSGVYRYPEPKAVAGTNLAEVGFELDPSNKRIVVFSAIDNMMKGSAGQAVHAANVALGLEETAGLEFTGLHPVGAP, encoded by the coding sequence ATGGCGGTCGGGACCGAGACCGGCGCGGACGAAAACGCCGAGACGATCACCGCGAGCGTCATCGGCGGGAGCGGCTTCACCGGCGGCGAACTCCTGCGACTGCTCGCCGGCCATCCCAACTTCGATATCACGGAGGTCACGAGTCGGTCGAAGGCCGGCAAGAGCGTCGGCTCCGTCCACCCGCCGCTGCGCGGGTCGGACCTGCGCTTTACCGAACCCGAGGACCTCGAGTCGGTCGACGTCCTGTTCGCGGCGACGCCACACGGCGTCTCCATGGGCCAGATCGACGACTTTTTCGACATTGCCGACACCGTCGTCGACCTCTCGGCGGACTTCCGCCTCGAGAGCGAGGATCAGTACGACGAGTGGTACGACGGCCACGACGCGCCGGAGTACTTAGAGAAGGCCGAATACGCCCTTCCCGAGATCAATCGCGAAAACCTCGAGGGTGCCGACCTCATCGCCGGTGGCGGCTGTAACGCCACCGCGACGATCCTCGGACTCTACCCGCTGTTCGAACACGACATCCTGGAGGGCGGCGAGCAGATCGTCGTCGACGTGAAAGTGGGGTCGTCGGAGGGCGGCGCCGGCGGCGGCGAGGCCTCGAGCCACCCCGAGCGCTCGGGCGTCGTGCGCCCCTACGCGCCGACCGGGCACCGTCACGAGGCCGAGATCGAGCAGTTCCTCGACACCTCTGTGGCCTTCACCTGCCACGCCGTGGACATGATCCGCGGTGCGAGCGCGACGAACCACGTCTTCCCGTCTGGCCCGGTCTCGAAGGGCGACCTCTGGCAGGCCTACCGCGGCTGCTACGAGGACGAGCCGTTCGTCCGAATGGCCGCCGGCGGTTCCGGCGTCTACCGCTACCCCGAACCGAAGGCGGTCGCCGGGACGAATCTGGCCGAGGTCGGCTTCGAACTCGACCCGTCGAACAAGCGAATCGTCGTCTTCTCGGCGATCGACAACATGATGAAGGGCTCCGCGGGGCAGGCGGTCCACGCCGCCAACGTCGCGCTGGGCCTCGAGGAGACGGCCGGACTCGAGTTTACGGGGCTCCACCCCGTGGGGGCGCCGTAA
- a CDS encoding helix-turn-helix transcriptional regulator — protein MEVRGLRALLCVLVVVACSIAFVSASAGVAADVGTQRAALQEAPDGQGETNETPRLGEADQTYIDVYITENGSARVTVDYQFYLSDENRSAEWESLRANISNNTDWYVAEERRSWNETLSKGENATDREMSLSNVSITTETTSRPEEIGHARVSFVWSHFARVQVNRIEAGTALSGFTLTDGTTLQFRWPDEYAVYESEGELAVEPSPEDPPDGSVSWDGEQNFPDDEPRIVLIQNSDTGTEEPQSGEEPSMPWAIVTLALALLATVGVAGWLIGRNRSSGEATADGDETVQRADGAAVSERTVPDGPPPELLSNEERVLRLLEERGGRVKQQEVVSELDWTEAKTSQVVGDLRESDEIEVFRIGRENVLALPEDE, from the coding sequence ATGGAGGTGAGGGGGCTACGGGCCCTGTTGTGTGTGCTCGTGGTGGTTGCGTGTTCGATCGCGTTCGTCTCGGCCTCGGCCGGTGTCGCGGCAGACGTCGGGACGCAGCGAGCGGCGCTACAGGAAGCGCCCGACGGCCAAGGCGAGACGAACGAAACGCCGCGACTGGGGGAGGCCGATCAGACCTATATCGACGTGTACATCACCGAGAACGGTTCGGCACGGGTGACGGTCGACTACCAGTTCTATCTCTCCGACGAGAACCGGTCCGCGGAGTGGGAGTCCTTACGGGCGAACATCTCGAACAATACGGACTGGTACGTCGCCGAGGAACGCCGGAGTTGGAACGAGACGCTCTCCAAGGGTGAGAACGCGACCGACCGAGAGATGTCGCTCTCGAACGTCTCGATTACCACGGAGACGACGTCCAGACCGGAGGAGATCGGCCACGCGAGAGTCTCCTTCGTGTGGTCGCACTTCGCGCGCGTCCAGGTCAACAGGATCGAAGCGGGCACTGCCCTCTCCGGGTTCACGCTCACCGACGGCACGACGTTACAGTTCCGCTGGCCCGACGAGTACGCCGTCTACGAGAGCGAGGGCGAACTGGCGGTGGAACCGTCGCCGGAGGACCCACCGGACGGATCGGTCAGTTGGGACGGCGAACAGAACTTCCCCGACGACGAGCCCAGAATCGTGCTGATACAGAACAGCGATACGGGCACGGAAGAGCCCCAGTCCGGCGAGGAGCCGTCGATGCCGTGGGCGATCGTCACGCTCGCGCTCGCGTTGCTCGCGACGGTCGGCGTCGCCGGCTGGTTGATCGGCCGCAACCGTTCGAGCGGCGAGGCGACCGCCGACGGGGACGAGACCGTCCAACGAGCCGACGGTGCGGCCGTCTCAGAGCGAACCGTCCCCGACGGCCCCCCGCCGGAACTGCTGAGCAACGAGGAACGGGTCTTGCGACTGCTCGAGGAACGCGGCGGCCGGGTCAAACAACAGGAAGTCGTCTCGGAACTGGACTGGACCGAGGCCAAGACGAGTCAGGTCGTCGGCGACCTGCGCGAGAGCGACGAGATCGAGGTGTTCCGAATCGGTCGGGAGAACGTGCTGGCGTTACCCGAGGACGAATAG
- a CDS encoding helix-turn-helix domain-containing protein, translating into MADAPQHRLGELMEESDPPFEEVMSCVFGIEDHETRTYLALCDRPGSTIEELAAALERDRSTVNRSLSTLRERGLVRRDRRLLDGGGYVYQYTAIALPEAKELLHEALDAWTATVHDVIDEFDGRQ; encoded by the coding sequence ATGGCCGACGCCCCCCAGCATCGTCTCGGGGAACTGATGGAGGAATCGGACCCGCCGTTCGAAGAGGTGATGAGTTGCGTCTTCGGTATCGAAGACCACGAGACGCGGACGTATCTCGCGCTGTGTGACCGACCCGGCAGTACGATCGAGGAGTTGGCCGCGGCCCTCGAGCGCGACCGGAGTACCGTCAACCGCTCCCTCTCGACGCTCCGCGAGCGCGGGCTCGTTCGCCGGGATCGGCGGCTACTCGACGGCGGCGGCTACGTCTATCAGTACACCGCTATCGCGCTGCCCGAGGCCAAGGAACTGCTCCACGAAGCGCTGGACGCCTGGACGGCGACGGTTCACGACGTGATCGACGAATTCGACGGACGTCAGTGA
- a CDS encoding argininosuccinate synthase, giving the protein MTRVALAFSGGLDTTVCVPLLEEEYGYDDVIGVTVDVGQPAEEFDEAEETAEALGLEHYVVDAREEFAQLCLESVRANATYQGYPLGTALARPVIAEAILEVAKEQDCTGIAHGCTGKGNDQLRFEAVWRSSDLEVIAPVRELGLTREWEKEYAAEKDLPVQGGSGGDWSIDTNIWSRSVEGDKLEDPNYVPPTEIYEWTDDPSDETEEIEITFENGYPVAVDGQEYEPVELIEHLNELAGGYGVGRTDMMEDRMLGLKVRENYEHPGATTLLNAHEALEGLVLTQEERQFKQQIDQQWSQKGYEGLIDAPLVSALESFIDETQKRVTGTVTIRFEGGQARPVARDSKFAAYSAEHASFDTETVGKIKQEDATGVAKYHGFQRRLANEAIAANAEDEEVELATDGSGSSEDEE; this is encoded by the coding sequence ATGACCCGCGTGGCACTTGCGTTTTCGGGCGGCCTGGACACGACTGTCTGTGTCCCGCTGCTCGAGGAAGAATACGGATACGACGACGTGATCGGCGTCACCGTCGACGTCGGCCAGCCGGCCGAAGAGTTCGACGAAGCCGAAGAAACCGCCGAGGCGCTCGGCCTCGAACACTACGTCGTCGACGCGCGAGAGGAATTCGCTCAACTCTGTCTCGAGAGCGTTCGCGCGAACGCGACCTATCAGGGCTACCCGCTGGGAACGGCGCTCGCCCGTCCGGTGATCGCGGAAGCGATCCTGGAAGTCGCGAAGGAACAGGACTGTACCGGCATCGCCCACGGCTGTACGGGCAAGGGCAACGACCAGCTCCGATTCGAGGCCGTCTGGCGCAGCTCGGACCTCGAGGTCATCGCCCCCGTGCGCGAACTCGGACTCACCCGCGAGTGGGAGAAAGAGTACGCCGCCGAAAAGGACCTGCCCGTCCAGGGCGGCAGCGGCGGCGACTGGTCGATCGACACCAACATCTGGAGTCGCTCGGTCGAGGGCGATAAGCTCGAGGATCCGAACTACGTCCCGCCGACGGAGATCTACGAGTGGACCGACGATCCCTCGGACGAGACCGAGGAGATCGAGATCACTTTCGAGAACGGCTACCCCGTCGCCGTCGACGGTCAGGAGTACGAGCCGGTCGAACTCATCGAACATCTCAACGAACTCGCCGGCGGGTACGGCGTCGGCCGCACCGACATGATGGAAGACCGCATGCTCGGGCTGAAGGTGCGCGAGAACTACGAGCACCCCGGTGCGACGACGCTGCTGAACGCCCACGAGGCCCTCGAGGGACTCGTCCTGACCCAGGAGGAGCGTCAGTTCAAGCAACAGATCGACCAGCAGTGGTCTCAGAAGGGCTACGAGGGCCTGATCGACGCGCCGCTCGTGAGCGCGCTCGAGAGCTTCATCGACGAGACCCAGAAGCGCGTCACCGGGACCGTTACGATCCGCTTCGAAGGCGGCCAGGCGCGTCCGGTCGCACGCGACAGCAAGTTCGCGGCCTACTCCGCCGAACACGCCTCCTTCGACACCGAGACGGTCGGAAAGATCAAGCAGGAAGACGCGACCGGCGTCGCGAAGTACCACGGCTTCCAGCGCCGCCTCGCGAACGAGGCGATCGCCGCGAACGCTGAAGACGAGGAAGTCGAACTCGCGACCGACGGGAGCGGTAGTAGCGAGGACGAGGAATAA
- a CDS encoding [LysW]-lysine hydrolase has translation MNASSSEPMNVTAADARELLIDLVSIPSPTREEREAAERLVDFFEAHDREVWIDAVGNVRAPADDAVLLTSHIDTVPGDIPVEVEETGDDEILWGRGSVDATGPLAAMAAAAVRTGVSFVGVVGEEIDSKGSRYLVDDREEPPDAVVNGEPSGADGITLGYRGLIAGTYVATSESGHTSRPDPNAIQHAVRWWSAVEEYFEGDEYEPVFEQVTTKPVDIEGGVSEDGLSVEATMDVQLRVPPALDVGTVREAAEAELEVGTVTWKDKVPPVMMSSRTEVARAFRVAIRKEGGDPRLVRKTGTSDMNIYAGAWDCPMVTYGPGNSDLDHAPDERLPLSEFDQSVSVLERVARTLSEQ, from the coding sequence ATGAACGCAAGCTCGAGCGAACCGATGAACGTGACGGCGGCGGACGCCCGAGAACTGCTGATCGATCTCGTTTCGATCCCCTCGCCGACCCGCGAGGAACGCGAGGCGGCCGAACGCCTCGTTGACTTCTTCGAGGCCCACGACCGGGAGGTCTGGATCGACGCGGTCGGGAACGTCCGCGCACCGGCGGACGACGCCGTGTTGCTGACCTCGCACATCGACACCGTGCCGGGGGACATCCCTGTCGAGGTCGAAGAGACCGGCGACGACGAGATCCTTTGGGGTCGCGGTAGCGTCGACGCGACGGGGCCCCTCGCCGCGATGGCGGCCGCCGCCGTCCGCACCGGCGTCTCCTTCGTCGGCGTCGTCGGCGAGGAAATCGACTCGAAGGGGTCGCGCTACCTGGTCGACGACCGAGAGGAGCCGCCGGACGCCGTCGTCAACGGCGAGCCGTCCGGCGCCGACGGGATCACGCTCGGCTATCGCGGTCTGATCGCCGGCACCTACGTCGCGACCAGCGAGTCCGGCCACACCTCCCGTCCGGACCCGAACGCGATCCAACACGCCGTCCGCTGGTGGTCGGCCGTCGAGGAGTACTTCGAGGGCGACGAGTACGAACCGGTCTTCGAGCAGGTGACGACCAAGCCGGTCGACATCGAAGGCGGCGTCAGCGAGGACGGCCTCTCCGTCGAGGCGACGATGGACGTCCAGTTGCGCGTGCCGCCGGCTCTCGACGTCGGAACCGTCCGCGAAGCCGCGGAAGCCGAACTCGAGGTCGGGACCGTGACCTGGAAGGACAAGGTCCCGCCGGTGATGATGAGCTCGCGAACCGAGGTCGCACGGGCATTTCGCGTCGCCATCCGCAAGGAAGGCGGCGATCCTCGCTTGGTGCGAAAGACCGGAACGAGCGACATGAACATCTACGCCGGGGCCTGGGACTGCCCGATGGTCACCTACGGGCCGGGCAACTCGGACCTCGATCACGCGCCCGACGAACGACTGCCGCTGTCGGAGTTCGACCAGTCGGTATCGGTCCTCGAGCGCGTCGCGCGCACACTCAGTGAGCAATAG
- the lysX gene encoding lysine biosynthesis protein LysX codes for MNVGILYSRIRKDEKLLLNELRERDHEVTKIDVRKQTFDISEAPAAFEGLDIVVDRCLATSRSLYATQFFEAYGIPVVNSHETADICADKVKNSLALEKAGVPTPATKVAFTKETAMEAIEEFGYPCVLKPVVGSWGRLMAKIDSESAAEAILEHKATLGHYEHKVFYVQEFVEKPGRDIRVLAVDGEPIAGMVRSSDHWITNAAKGAETDVFDLDDEALELVRKASDAVGGGLLGVDLMETGDSYTVHEVNHTVEFKALDEAVETDVAGTVVDWLETKAAAADPELEVTA; via the coding sequence GTGAACGTCGGCATACTCTACTCACGGATTCGCAAGGACGAGAAGCTCCTGTTGAACGAGCTTCGCGAGCGCGATCACGAGGTCACGAAGATCGACGTTCGCAAGCAGACCTTCGACATCTCGGAAGCGCCCGCGGCGTTCGAGGGCCTCGACATCGTCGTCGACCGCTGTCTCGCTACGAGCCGGAGCCTGTACGCCACGCAGTTCTTCGAGGCCTACGGCATCCCCGTGGTCAACAGCCACGAGACCGCGGACATCTGCGCGGACAAGGTGAAAAACAGCCTCGCGCTCGAGAAGGCGGGGGTTCCCACGCCCGCGACGAAGGTCGCGTTCACGAAGGAGACGGCCATGGAGGCCATCGAGGAGTTCGGCTATCCGTGCGTCCTCAAACCCGTCGTGGGGTCGTGGGGTCGTCTGATGGCCAAGATCGACTCCGAGTCGGCCGCCGAGGCCATCTTGGAGCACAAGGCGACGCTGGGCCACTACGAGCACAAGGTGTTCTACGTCCAGGAGTTCGTCGAGAAGCCCGGCCGGGACATTCGCGTGCTCGCGGTCGACGGCGAGCCGATCGCCGGGATGGTCCGCTCGTCGGACCACTGGATCACCAACGCCGCCAAGGGTGCGGAGACGGACGTCTTCGACCTCGACGACGAGGCGCTGGAACTCGTCCGGAAAGCCAGCGACGCCGTCGGCGGCGGCTTGCTCGGTGTCGACCTGATGGAGACCGGTGACTCGTACACCGTTCACGAGGTCAACCACACCGTCGAGTTCAAGGCGCTCGACGAGGCCGTCGAGACCGACGTCGCCGGCACCGTCGTCGACTGGCTCGAGACGAAAGCCGCGGCCGCGGATCCGGAACTCGAGGTGACCGCCTGA
- the lysW gene encoding lysine biosynthesis protein LysW: protein MTECVECGAEVSLHDDLEVGEIVDCTTCGAELEVVDTEPPVLERAPELEEDWGE from the coding sequence ATGACCGAATGCGTCGAGTGTGGGGCTGAGGTGTCCCTGCACGACGATCTGGAAGTGGGAGAGATCGTTGACTGTACGACCTGTGGAGCCGAGCTGGAAGTCGTCGACACGGAGCCGCCAGTCCTCGAGCGGGCCCCCGAGCTCGAAGAGGACTGGGGTGAGTGA